The following coding sequences are from one Treponema parvum window:
- a CDS encoding right-handed parallel beta-helix repeat-containing protein has translation MLNKKENRNRVMRRNVIRAAVCAAGIALLFSLTACKELFADIEEDFSYWASEPIITNFRAASPGHTNAAGVQCVPSAADAVFTLTVHNPKNFSFIMPGSSGAPADIVTFGSGIHDILGTNPPETGADYTLVQNSRDTLTLTYKPAFLKRYERSSANIGTSIRLYSTDGRKFRQTYSFNLEANTPPKLSYITIGKTAAADAHGKRYYVIILKAEDMDKTGGTPSGLLHGDISMLKINDYPILIPFTPGYDAFYIDATAPVENRKLLTKDEVTQLAAGEGPESLPAWVQSEVDDPWALRYKTDAAVQTASQTYTFKLVDRKGLASAAHTVSTETKAQDAQLFNGSTEISGTTETAPYAINAGLSDTGLTVTAKTATIGAIITGKVEKKNGGSWDTVNNSINSSPQNEVDISLPAPAPGLEILYKITVTAGGDGFAAGVEKVFYVKVAKIAEITVNPADSATWGGQSSAWAALKAAVENDDPNTAAAVIIIDGEIKAPNGAEQIKVNRRTVAIRGKTGYQTDKLNADNRTFIFDISSTGDLTLEKLTLQNGNNTASYVSESGGAIYCAGGKLEAKNVLIENCKAKYGGGIHAISSAKVTLKNTQIKSCTATGTATGEGRGGAIYCKESTLTLNNSTIGGSAATDGNKARRGGGIYIEGGTKEYTIPSGCTIQHNKATGETGVGSGGGGVYVQSGKLTLGGTISDNEALDAPDTFVSGGGVFVRTAGTFIMEIGATISGNKAKWGGGVYIDAAQYVGAGSFTMKGGTISNCHAGGSGYSTAKGGGVCIKADGDKKGSFTMEGGTITGCTAEANTANEAAGGGVYADVETVFKMSGSAAITPSSTSNTLTKSFNDVYLHDIPASGGSGSNQKAVIIVTAQLASTPVARLTMRNDYAFPQVSGYHWRNVVEGEGTPDSYPLSNADVLKFEVTPQVFQLSPLTLKNWKIVKVGNAGQLQPVP, from the coding sequence GTGCTGAATAAAAAAGAAAACCGAAATCGTGTAATGCGTAGGAACGTCATACGCGCCGCCGTCTGTGCGGCAGGTATCGCGCTGCTTTTCAGTCTAACCGCTTGCAAAGAACTCTTTGCGGACATAGAAGAAGATTTTTCTTATTGGGCGTCGGAACCCATCATCACAAATTTCAGGGCGGCGTCTCCGGGACATACGAACGCGGCAGGCGTTCAATGCGTGCCGTCGGCGGCCGATGCGGTGTTTACGCTCACCGTGCACAATCCGAAAAACTTTTCGTTCATAATGCCCGGTTCTTCCGGGGCGCCGGCGGATATCGTAACTTTCGGAAGCGGCATACACGATATTTTGGGAACAAATCCGCCTGAGACAGGCGCCGATTATACGCTTGTGCAAAACTCGCGCGATACATTGACGCTAACGTACAAACCGGCGTTTTTAAAACGCTACGAGCGCAGCAGCGCGAACATAGGGACTTCGATCAGGCTTTACAGCACCGACGGCAGAAAATTCAGACAAACCTATTCGTTTAATCTGGAAGCGAATACGCCGCCTAAGCTGAGCTATATAACAATCGGCAAAACGGCCGCTGCCGATGCGCACGGCAAGCGCTATTACGTCATTATATTAAAAGCCGAAGATATGGACAAAACGGGGGGTACTCCTTCCGGGCTTTTGCACGGAGATATTTCCATGCTGAAAATAAATGACTATCCAATCTTGATACCCTTTACACCGGGATATGATGCTTTTTACATCGACGCGACTGCTCCCGTCGAAAACCGCAAGCTGCTTACGAAAGATGAAGTTACCCAACTCGCCGCCGGCGAGGGACCGGAGTCGCTTCCCGCTTGGGTTCAATCCGAGGTAGATGACCCGTGGGCGCTGCGTTATAAAACGGATGCGGCAGTACAGACTGCATCACAAACCTATACGTTTAAGCTTGTCGACCGCAAAGGCTTGGCTTCCGCCGCGCACACAGTATCCACCGAAACAAAGGCCCAAGACGCCCAGCTGTTTAACGGCTCAACCGAGATAAGCGGAACCACCGAAACGGCTCCGTATGCAATAAATGCGGGATTAAGCGATACGGGGCTTACCGTAACGGCAAAAACGGCAACAATCGGCGCAATAATAACGGGAAAGGTTGAAAAGAAAAACGGCGGTTCGTGGGATACTGTAAACAACAGCATAAACAGCAGTCCTCAAAACGAAGTTGATATAAGCCTTCCGGCTCCGGCTCCCGGTCTGGAAATCTTATACAAAATAACCGTAACTGCAGGCGGAGACGGCTTTGCTGCCGGCGTCGAAAAAGTCTTTTATGTTAAAGTAGCCAAAATAGCGGAAATAACCGTCAATCCCGCCGACAGCGCTACGTGGGGAGGGCAATCCAGTGCATGGGCAGCGTTAAAAGCTGCGGTAGAAAACGACGACCCCAACACTGCTGCCGCCGTCATCATTATAGACGGCGAAATAAAAGCCCCCAACGGAGCAGAACAAATTAAGGTGAATAGGAGAACCGTTGCGATACGGGGCAAAACGGGCTATCAAACCGATAAATTGAATGCAGATAACCGCACCTTTATTTTTGATATATCGAGCACCGGCGACTTAACCCTTGAAAAACTGACCCTGCAAAACGGAAATAACACCGCTAGTTATGTAAGCGAATCCGGCGGTGCAATTTACTGCGCAGGCGGAAAACTTGAGGCAAAAAATGTCCTTATCGAAAACTGTAAGGCAAAATACGGCGGCGGCATTCATGCAATAAGCAGTGCCAAAGTTACCTTGAAAAATACGCAGATAAAGAGCTGTACCGCAACAGGAACAGCAACAGGAGAAGGAAGAGGCGGCGCAATTTACTGCAAAGAAAGCACTCTTACACTTAATAACTCAACCATCGGCGGCAGTGCGGCAACGGATGGCAACAAAGCAAGGAGAGGCGGCGGCATTTATATTGAAGGAGGGACGAAGGAGTACACTATTCCTTCAGGATGCACCATACAGCACAATAAAGCAACCGGTGAAACCGGAGTAGGTTCCGGCGGCGGAGGCGTGTATGTACAAAGCGGCAAACTTACGTTAGGCGGTACGATTTCCGATAACGAAGCGCTGGACGCTCCCGATACATTTGTGTCGGGCGGCGGCGTGTTTGTAAGAACGGCGGGTACATTCATTATGGAAATCGGTGCAACAATATCCGGTAATAAAGCAAAATGGGGCGGCGGCGTATATATAGATGCAGCTCAATATGTAGGAGCGGGCTCCTTTACAATGAAAGGCGGAACGATTTCCAATTGTCATGCAGGCGGCTCCGGTTATTCCACTGCAAAAGGCGGCGGCGTGTGCATTAAAGCCGACGGCGATAAAAAAGGCAGCTTTACTATGGAAGGCGGCACCATTACCGGCTGCACCGCCGAAGCGAATACAGCGAATGAGGCCGCAGGCGGCGGCGTGTATGCCGATGTCGAAACCGTATTTAAGATGTCCGGCAGTGCTGCTATTACCCCGTCCTCAACGTCAAATACTCTAACAAAGAGCTTTAACGACGTGTATTTGCATGATATTCCTGCTTCTGGTGGTAGTGGAAGCAACCAGAAAGCGGTTATTATCGTTACCGCTCAGCTGGCTAGTACCCCTGTAGCAAGACTCACGATGAGGAATGATTATGCCTTCCCTCAGGTATCCGGCTATCATTGGCGGAATGTTGTCGAAGGCGAGGGCACTCCTGACTCTTATCCACTTAGTAATGCTGATGTGTTGAAGTTTGAAGTAACACCGCAAGTATTCCAGCTATCACCCCTCACCCTGAAGAACTGGAAAATTGTGAAGGTTGGTAATGCAGGCCAACTGCAGCCCGTCCCATAA
- a CDS encoding BrnT family toxin — MGKTIIHGKFEWDADKAEANIKNHGIGFEEILPIFDDPLFWEQYDTIHSSAEETRYLGTGRINNFTVVISGYTDGKRIRIISAGISTGEEEKRYEKWCSQFYS, encoded by the coding sequence ATGGGCAAAACGATTATACACGGAAAGTTCGAATGGGATGCCGACAAGGCGGAAGCGAATATCAAAAATCATGGAATCGGTTTTGAAGAAATTCTGCCTATATTTGACGACCCGCTTTTTTGGGAACAGTACGATACGATACATTCAAGCGCCGAAGAAACAAGGTATTTAGGAACCGGAAGAATAAACAATTTTACGGTCGTGATATCCGGTTACACTGACGGAAAGCGGATACGGATTATTTCCGCCGGAATCTCAACCGGAGAAGAGGAAAAGCGATATGAAAAATGGTGCAGCCAATTTTACAGCTGA
- a CDS encoding Rpn family recombination-promoting nuclease/putative transposase, translating into MAKHSRRYKDSVFVDLFSEDKSAKENFLSLYNALHGTHLDASTELKPLKLEQAMYTKLSNDVSCLIDNKIIVLAEHQSTINENMPLRCLQYVARLYEQIQDPKAKYYRTLQKIPTPEFYVFYNGTEDYPETTVLKLSDAFIIKPEHAPLELTVQVLNINTDKANKILTACKLLEEYSLFVEAVRRHTALDKENGFEAAIKECIQNDILKEYLQRKSREVINMLLSDYDYDTDIAVRCEEAGRIAFAEGIEQGIQQGIEQGIEKGIEQGFADGSYRKALETAKLMKQANCETDFIMQMTGLTQEEVENL; encoded by the coding sequence ATGGCAAAACACAGCCGCCGGTATAAAGATTCGGTATTTGTCGATTTATTCAGCGAAGACAAAAGTGCAAAAGAAAACTTTTTATCGCTTTATAACGCCTTGCACGGAACGCACCTCGATGCTTCGACGGAACTGAAACCGCTCAAGCTTGAGCAGGCAATGTACACAAAGTTGTCCAATGACGTATCGTGCCTCATTGATAACAAAATCATCGTATTGGCTGAACACCAATCTACGATAAATGAAAACATGCCATTACGCTGCCTGCAATATGTCGCTCGCCTGTATGAGCAAATCCAAGACCCGAAAGCGAAATACTACAGAACCTTGCAAAAGATTCCCACGCCGGAGTTCTACGTTTTTTACAACGGCACGGAAGACTACCCTGAAACTACGGTTCTAAAGTTATCTGATGCTTTTATCATAAAACCTGAACACGCTCCGCTGGAGCTAACGGTGCAGGTTTTAAACATCAACACTGACAAGGCAAATAAAATCTTAACAGCCTGCAAACTGCTTGAAGAATACAGCCTTTTTGTAGAAGCGGTTCGCCGTCACACTGCACTCGACAAAGAGAATGGATTTGAAGCAGCAATCAAAGAGTGCATCCAAAACGACATTTTAAAGGAATATTTACAACGAAAATCACGGGAGGTAATAAATATGCTATTATCGGATTATGACTACGATACGGACATTGCTGTTCGCTGTGAGGAAGCGGGCAGAATAGCTTTTGCCGAAGGCATTGAACAAGGCATACAACAAGGAATTGAACAAGGAATTGAAAAGGGGATTGAACAAGGTTTTGCCGATGGCTCATACCGAAAAGCACTTGAAACGGCAAAGCTGATGAAACAAGCTAATTGCGAAACTGATTTTATTATGCAAATGACCGGTCTTACCCAAGAAGAGGTGGAAAATCTTTGA
- a CDS encoding InlB B-repeat-containing protein: MRKIITVIIGAASIALLLSVTACKELFADIEEDFSYWASEPIITNFRAASPASVSAAGVQCVPSSHNAVLTLTVHNPRNFSFVMPGSSGAPSDIVTFASNVHDASGINPPEAGADYTLVQSGQNTLTLTYESVFLKRYEWSSANIGASIRLYSTDGRKFNQIYKFNLEANTPPPKPTAVLAKTTTSPENYVLCLQVPDMGISVPGGKLHEDIAEIEINGTSYTLTVSGGDFVKPADAHFITAVTQLAGYPSPPSGAWVLYYDTGLAVGNAYQPYTVKLKDRKGLVSETLETGTARPQLPAETVTVTRGQQSTGSGLGGTTGDPIIINGETSAPEAQITIAHSTPGTTVHCEVQEIVGASSTGAVSQYDTNPVTASLGLAGENEKLYKVKYHTDGTGYTPTSTTIKYYKVLKCHRVTFNANGGTFLSGSTLSVLVPHNTQAAAPSTPPTKTGYHIDGWYTEAACTTQWNFATQITEDKQLYAKWTPNGNTPYKVEHYQELPTATAGQYPPSPADTDKLTGTTGDTITVTQKSYQGFEFDKQEPASATIAADGNTVVKVYYKRKTVTVTFNPGGGTISGSPANVTVTGRFGTTLTPPTPVKPNYTFNAWSPAIPSPPVFPASDTTYTAQWHKNPKVTFKVYNGTGGSLKGTYGSSTQTAGNPPAILEPYFIVTYGGSISFEALPALAWEVDSWTGLTASPANAATATLSNITLDTTVIVKFKKKTTVNSTDTNPWEILREAVRIADNNAVITVNGEIMATNATGNFGKIDIDKNITIQGGSGADSDILNANRDSLGSNAHHVFTVSNGKTLILKNLTLKGGKGISGTFGGAVLVTVYGSKAQLTDCVIDDCIADKGGAIGCGKDTTVNLTRTTIKNCKATNSSAGNGGGICASGATVNITNCTIKGNTARAAGGSGGGGGAIYSEKTGSTASAVTIKGGTIGGTGTNDANVAKNLGSGGAIYIGEGCTLTMQDNAELIGNEAASSGGGICASGATVNITNCTIKGNTARAAGGSGGGGAIYAGKTGSTASAVTIKGGTIGGTGTNDANKAENLGIGGAICIGEGCTLNLGGSPAEGVQLIGNNADESGGGIFAYSATVNITNCTLKSNTAKRGGAIHVQKTGSTPSTVTIKGNTTIGGTGPNDANNATGDGTYEGGGGIWVGQACNLTLQDSVKVIGNKATKKGKGINAINTVVCIKDSVEVDQNNDVYLDYGSKIRADSALTPPSNKAARITVPDGQYQTTTQVLIAVTSVNLANEAGKFSVTPKGSQTWSVGSNGYLKTP; encoded by the coding sequence ATGCGTAAGATTATCACGGTAATTATCGGTGCCGCTTCGATCGCGCTGCTTTTGAGCGTGACGGCCTGCAAAGAACTGTTTGCAGATATAGAAGAAGATTTTTCTTATTGGGCGTCGGAACCTATCATCACAAATTTCAGGGCGGCGTCTCCGGCATCCGTTAGTGCGGCGGGCGTTCAGTGCGTGCCGTCCTCACACAATGCGGTGCTTACGCTTACCGTACACAATCCAAGAAACTTTTCGTTTGTAATGCCGGGCTCTTCCGGAGCGCCTTCAGATATCGTAACGTTTGCAAGCAACGTACACGATGCTTCGGGAATAAATCCGCCTGAGGCAGGCGCCGATTATACGCTTGTGCAAAGCGGGCAAAATACCTTGACGCTCACGTACGAATCGGTGTTTTTAAAAAGGTACGAATGGAGCAGTGCGAACATAGGCGCTTCGATCAGGCTTTACAGCACCGACGGCAGAAAGTTCAATCAAATCTACAAGTTTAATCTGGAAGCGAACACGCCGCCGCCCAAGCCGACCGCCGTTCTTGCAAAGACAACGACCTCGCCTGAAAATTACGTTTTGTGTCTGCAAGTCCCCGATATGGGCATCTCGGTTCCCGGCGGGAAACTCCACGAAGACATTGCAGAGATTGAAATAAACGGGACTTCATACACTCTGACGGTAAGCGGCGGAGATTTTGTAAAACCTGCCGATGCGCACTTTATTACGGCGGTTACACAGCTTGCAGGCTATCCCTCGCCGCCTTCCGGTGCGTGGGTTTTGTACTACGATACCGGCTTAGCGGTCGGTAATGCATACCAACCTTACACAGTCAAACTTAAGGACAGAAAGGGACTGGTTTCCGAAACGCTTGAAACGGGAACCGCGCGTCCGCAGCTGCCTGCCGAAACCGTTACTGTAACGAGAGGTCAGCAAAGTACGGGAAGCGGACTCGGAGGTACCACTGGCGACCCCATAATCATAAACGGGGAAACGAGCGCGCCCGAAGCACAGATTACAATAGCGCACAGTACTCCCGGAACAACCGTTCACTGTGAGGTACAAGAAATAGTCGGAGCCTCGTCAACCGGGGCTGTGTCGCAGTATGACACAAATCCCGTTACGGCTTCGCTCGGCTTAGCCGGTGAAAACGAAAAACTCTACAAGGTGAAATATCACACGGACGGCACGGGATATACACCGACATCGACTACAATTAAGTATTACAAAGTTCTCAAATGTCATAGAGTTACGTTCAATGCAAACGGCGGCACATTTTTGAGCGGCTCGACATTGTCCGTACTCGTGCCGCACAACACGCAGGCGGCGGCACCTTCGACTCCGCCTACAAAGACGGGCTATCATATAGACGGCTGGTACACGGAAGCGGCGTGCACGACGCAATGGAACTTTGCAACACAGATAACCGAAGATAAACAGCTTTACGCAAAGTGGACGCCGAACGGCAACACGCCATACAAAGTCGAGCATTATCAAGAGCTTCCTACGGCGACGGCAGGACAATATCCTCCAAGTCCGGCGGACACCGATAAACTTACCGGTACAACGGGAGATACCATCACCGTAACGCAGAAAAGCTATCAGGGCTTTGAGTTCGATAAACAGGAACCTGCAAGCGCAACAATCGCTGCGGACGGCAATACGGTTGTCAAAGTGTATTACAAACGCAAGACCGTTACTGTAACGTTCAATCCGGGCGGCGGAACCATAAGCGGAAGTCCGGCGAATGTAACAGTCACAGGCAGATTCGGCACAACATTAACTCCGCCCACTCCCGTCAAGCCAAACTATACCTTTAACGCTTGGTCTCCGGCTATACCGTCGCCACCGGTATTCCCTGCATCTGATACAACCTACACGGCGCAGTGGCATAAAAACCCGAAAGTTACATTCAAGGTATACAACGGCACAGGCGGTTCACTCAAAGGCACATACGGCAGTTCTACCCAAACGGCAGGCAACCCGCCCGCCATACTAGAACCGTATTTCATCGTTACATACGGCGGCAGTATAAGCTTTGAGGCGCTTCCCGCTTTAGCATGGGAAGTGGATAGTTGGACAGGACTAACCGCATCACCGGCTAACGCGGCAACTGCAACGCTTTCAAACATAACACTAGATACAACGGTAATTGTAAAGTTCAAGAAAAAAACAACCGTAAACTCAACAGATACCAATCCGTGGGAGATTTTGAGAGAAGCCGTCAGAATCGCCGACAACAATGCCGTTATAACCGTAAACGGCGAAATTATGGCGACAAACGCAACCGGCAACTTTGGAAAAATAGACATCGACAAAAACATCACGATACAGGGTGGAAGCGGAGCAGACTCGGACATTCTGAACGCAAATCGCGACAGCCTCGGCTCGAATGCCCACCACGTCTTTACCGTATCGAACGGCAAAACGCTCATCCTTAAAAACCTGACGCTTAAAGGCGGCAAAGGTATATCCGGAACATTCGGGGGTGCCGTTCTTGTTACCGTCTACGGCAGCAAGGCGCAACTTACGGACTGTGTTATCGACGACTGCATAGCGGACAAAGGCGGGGCTATCGGATGCGGCAAGGACACCACCGTAAACCTTACGCGCACGACCATTAAGAACTGCAAAGCGACGAACAGCAGCGCAGGCAACGGCGGCGGCATTTGTGCATCCGGCGCAACCGTCAACATAACAAACTGTACTATTAAGGGCAACACGGCAAGAGCTGCCGGCGGCAGCGGCGGCGGCGGCGGTGCAATCTACTCAGAAAAAACCGGTTCTACCGCCTCCGCCGTAACCATCAAAGGCGGTACCATCGGCGGCACGGGTACGAATGACGCAAATGTAGCGAAGAACTTAGGAAGTGGCGGCGCAATCTATATAGGCGAAGGCTGCACCCTGACGATGCAGGATAACGCAGAGCTTATCGGTAACGAAGCGGCAAGTTCCGGCGGCGGCATTTGTGCATCCGGCGCAACCGTCAACATAACAAACTGTACTATTAAGGGCAACACGGCAAGAGCTGCCGGCGGCAGCGGCGGCGGCGGTGCAATCTACGCGGGAAAAACCGGTTCTACTGCCTCCGCCGTAACGATCAAAGGCGGCACCATCGGCGGCACGGGTACGAATGACGCAAACAAAGCGGAGAACTTAGGAATAGGCGGCGCAATCTGTATCGGCGAAGGCTGTACCCTGAATCTAGGCGGCAGCCCAGCAGAGGGCGTACAGCTTATCGGTAACAATGCGGATGAGTCCGGCGGAGGTATATTCGCATACAGCGCAACCGTCAACATAACGAACTGCACCCTTAAGAGCAACACGGCAAAGAGAGGCGGAGCCATCCACGTACAAAAAACGGGCAGCACACCGTCCACCGTAACAATCAAAGGCAACACCACTATCGGCGGCACGGGTCCGAATGACGCAAACAACGCGACCGGAGACGGAACATATGAAGGCGGCGGCGGCATCTGGGTCGGCCAAGCTTGTAATTTAACGCTTCAAGACAGCGTAAAGGTTATCGGCAACAAGGCGACGAAAAAAGGCAAAGGCATAAACGCAATCAACACGGTGGTATGTATAAAAGACAGTGTCGAAGTTGACCAAAACAACGACGTGTATTTGGACTACGGCTCAAAGATACGCGCCGACAGCGCCTTGACCCCGCCGAGCAATAAAGCGGCGCGCATTACGGTACCTGACGGCCAATACCAGACGACTACGCAGGTGCTTATTGCCGTCACGAGCGTAAATCTTGCAAACGAAGCGGGCAAATTCTCCGTAACGCCGAAAGGCAGTCAAACGTGGTCGGTCGGCAGCAACGGGTATCTAAAGACGCCGTAA
- a CDS encoding Rpn family recombination-promoting nuclease/putative transposase: MAKSFDDLTIADDFMFCKVMQDEEICKEFLEMVLVNKIGKIIYLSPQNAIVTGSESKSVRLDLLVKDDMGKSYDIEMQVANERNIPKRMRYYQAAIDVSFLDKGAHYKTLNDCYIIFVCLFDVIGKSKPIYTFENICLEDRQTSLQDGTRKVIINAEAFRKAKDKELKGFLEYVKIGTANTEYTGRIETMIQTVKNNEQARQEYRFMTAFEMDALDKGEAIGARQAKLETAKNLLGLGLSIENIAQATGLLVEEIENLSK; the protein is encoded by the coding sequence ATGGCAAAAAGCTTTGATGACCTAACCATAGCTGACGACTTTATGTTTTGCAAGGTTATGCAGGACGAAGAAATCTGCAAAGAGTTTCTTGAAATGGTCTTGGTAAATAAGATCGGGAAAATCATCTATTTGTCGCCACAAAATGCAATAGTTACCGGCTCTGAATCCAAATCGGTGCGCCTCGACCTGCTCGTAAAAGATGATATGGGTAAATCCTATGACATTGAAATGCAGGTGGCGAACGAACGCAATATTCCTAAACGTATGCGTTACTATCAAGCTGCAATCGACGTTTCCTTTTTGGACAAGGGCGCTCACTACAAAACATTAAACGATTGCTATATTATTTTTGTCTGCTTATTCGATGTCATTGGGAAAAGTAAGCCTATTTACACATTTGAGAATATTTGTCTTGAAGACCGGCAAACATCCTTACAGGATGGAACAAGAAAGGTTATAATCAATGCCGAAGCGTTTAGAAAAGCAAAGGACAAAGAGCTCAAAGGTTTTTTAGAATACGTCAAGATCGGAACAGCGAATACGGAATATACCGGGAGGATAGAAACTATGATACAGACAGTGAAGAATAATGAACAGGCGCGGCAGGAATACCGCTTTATGACAGCGTTTGAAATGGATGCATTGGATAAAGGAGAAGCGATAGGAGCACGTCAAGCAAAACTTGAAACGGCAAAGAATTTACTCGGTTTAGGTTTGTCGATTGAAAATATCGCACAAGCTACCGGTCTTCTCGTTGAAGAGATTGAAAATCTTTCAAAATGA